From one Candidatus Limnocylindrales bacterium genomic stretch:
- a CDS encoding GTP-binding protein has protein sequence MTRRRTAACVVTGFLGSGKTTLLRGLLERDPARDRIAVIVNELGEIGIDGRVLTGFEFIENIVELSSGCVCCSIDEYRFDMAVEELVRRVDPRLVVLETTGVADPWPTLERLRRCGLGVDSVTTVVDATAWTVAWRVSATARRQIAAADFIVISKCDLAGPAKLRRLRKRLERSNPRAMVLESSGGRGFSGSALLLATSAARASVRPDAAEPELAQQRRAASVHSQHDAAASAEAQHEAANAAGDGHHLEDEGFESLSWRTAAAVDRPALERALGALPRVVLRGKGFLRSEAGAPGYLFQLVCGRVEITGFEPGASFGRGAEGVFIGRGILAMREQILARLAECESEARGDDDAARR, from the coding sequence ATGACTCGCCGGCGCACCGCGGCCTGCGTCGTCACCGGCTTTCTCGGCAGCGGCAAGACCACGCTGCTTCGCGGCCTTCTCGAACGCGATCCCGCGCGCGATCGGATCGCGGTCATCGTCAACGAGCTCGGCGAGATCGGCATCGACGGGCGCGTGCTGACCGGCTTCGAGTTCATCGAAAACATCGTCGAGCTGTCTTCGGGCTGCGTGTGCTGCAGCATCGACGAGTATCGCTTCGACATGGCGGTCGAGGAGCTGGTCCGCCGCGTGGACCCGCGCCTCGTCGTGCTCGAGACGACCGGAGTCGCCGATCCGTGGCCGACGCTCGAACGGCTGCGGCGCTGCGGGCTCGGCGTGGACTCGGTGACTACGGTGGTCGACGCGACCGCATGGACCGTCGCGTGGCGCGTCAGCGCGACCGCGCGCCGCCAGATCGCAGCAGCGGATTTCATCGTGATCTCCAAGTGCGACCTTGCGGGCCCGGCAAAGCTGCGCCGGCTTCGCAAGCGGCTGGAGCGCTCCAACCCGAGGGCGATGGTGCTCGAGTCGTCCGGGGGCCGCGGGTTTTCCGGCTCCGCGCTGCTGCTCGCGACCAGCGCGGCGCGCGCGTCCGTCCGGCCGGACGCTGCCGAACCGGAGCTTGCGCAGCAACGCCGCGCCGCATCGGTCCATTCGCAGCATGACGCTGCCGCATCGGCCGAAGCGCAGCATGAGGCCGCCAATGCCGCAGGCGATGGGCATCATCTCGAAGACGAAGGCTTCGAGTCGCTGTCGTGGCGCACCGCCGCTGCCGTCGACCGCCCGGCGCTCGAGCGCGCGCTCGGTGCACTTCCGCGCGTGGTCCTTCGCGGCAAGGGATTCCTGCGAAGCGAGGCCGGAGCGCCCGGATATCTGTTCCAGCTCGTCTGCGGCCGCGTCGAAATCACCGGCTTCGAGCCGGGCGCGTCGTTCGGTCGCGGCGCAGAGGGCGTCTTCATCGGTCGCGGCATCCTTGCGATGCGCGAACAGATCCTGGCGCGCCTGGCCGAATGCGAGTCAGAGGCACGAGGCGACGACGACGCCGCGCGGCGTTGA
- a CDS encoding alkaline phosphatase family protein, with translation MAKRNRVLVIGLDGAPFPLLSKWASEGRLPTLAGLLRRGVGGIMHSTMPPTSGPAWTSFSTGMNPGRTGVYDFLYRRAGSYVFPPVNASMRSGRTLWRLLSDAGLKVGVVNVPISYPVEPVEGTFISGWMTPYFAKDYTWPPTLAAEIESKVGDYRIYPSETYSERGRKAFFDACDELLELLTRTNLYLMERDDWDFFMTVYFDVDRILHQLWHALDPQHPWHKGRDVAGRAALEAQVLRWFERLDADIARVIAKAGDDVTVLMMSDHGMGRASRFVVLNNLLLELGYLQLDQDPATRMKAFALRHGLSLRNVHRIVDRLGVAKHAEYKNVYSFDSVLKRMFLSFHNVDWSRSRAYSFGRHYGSLFLNMQGREPHGSVAPADYERTRDEIAEKLLAWRDPELGRPLISRAIRREEIWHGPRIEEAPDLILLPEDDGDIFYGLSDFGSSRIWDETYRYSGMHRDNGLLVAAGPNVRRPDAASVPAPFPGASIIDLAPTILYLLDQEIPDDMDGQVLTSILDPELVRTRPIRRGAGGSDAGRGPLQEYSAEEEAEVMQRLRDLGYLN, from the coding sequence ATGGCAAAGCGAAATCGCGTTCTCGTCATCGGGCTCGACGGCGCTCCGTTTCCGCTGCTCTCGAAATGGGCATCGGAAGGGCGGCTGCCGACGCTCGCCGGACTGCTCCGGCGCGGCGTAGGCGGCATCATGCACTCGACCATGCCGCCGACGTCCGGACCGGCGTGGACGTCGTTCTCGACCGGCATGAATCCCGGCCGCACCGGCGTCTACGACTTTCTCTACCGCCGCGCCGGCAGCTACGTATTCCCGCCGGTCAACGCGAGCATGCGCAGCGGGCGCACGCTGTGGAGGCTGCTCTCGGATGCCGGCCTCAAGGTCGGTGTCGTCAACGTGCCGATCTCGTATCCCGTCGAGCCCGTCGAAGGCACGTTCATCAGCGGCTGGATGACGCCGTACTTCGCGAAGGACTACACGTGGCCGCCGACGCTCGCCGCCGAGATCGAAAGCAAAGTCGGCGACTACCGGATCTATCCGTCGGAGACGTACTCGGAGCGCGGTCGCAAGGCGTTCTTCGACGCGTGCGACGAGCTGCTCGAGCTGCTGACGCGCACGAACCTCTACCTGATGGAGCGCGACGACTGGGATTTCTTCATGACGGTCTACTTCGACGTGGACCGCATCCTGCACCAGCTCTGGCATGCATTGGACCCCCAGCACCCGTGGCACAAGGGCAGGGACGTTGCGGGCCGCGCCGCGCTCGAAGCGCAGGTGCTGCGGTGGTTCGAGCGCCTCGACGCCGACATCGCGCGCGTGATCGCAAAAGCCGGCGACGACGTGACCGTGCTGATGATGAGCGACCACGGCATGGGACGTGCGTCGCGCTTCGTGGTGCTGAACAACCTGCTGCTCGAGCTCGGCTATCTTCAGCTCGACCAGGATCCGGCCACGCGCATGAAGGCGTTCGCGCTCCGCCACGGCCTCAGCCTTCGCAACGTCCATCGCATCGTCGACCGCCTCGGCGTCGCCAAGCATGCCGAGTACAAGAACGTCTACTCGTTCGATTCGGTGCTCAAGCGCATGTTCCTGTCGTTCCACAACGTCGACTGGAGCCGGAGCCGCGCGTACTCGTTCGGCCGCCACTACGGATCGCTGTTTCTCAACATGCAGGGAAGGGAGCCGCACGGCAGCGTTGCGCCGGCCGACTACGAGCGCACGCGCGACGAGATCGCGGAGAAGCTTCTCGCATGGCGCGATCCCGAGCTCGGGCGGCCGCTGATCTCACGTGCCATCCGGCGTGAAGAGATCTGGCACGGCCCGCGCATCGAGGAAGCTCCCGATCTGATCCTGCTGCCCGAGGACGACGGCGACATCTTCTACGGTCTTTCCGATTTCGGCTCATCGCGGATCTGGGACGAAACCTATCGCTACTCCGGCATGCATCGTGACAACGGACTGCTGGTTGCCGCGGGGCCGAACGTGCGAAGGCCGGACGCCGCGTCCGTGCCGGCGCCGTTCCCCGGCGCTTCGATCATCGATCTGGCGCCTACGATTCTTTATCTGCTGGACCAGGAGATTCCGGACGACATGGACGGCCAGGTGCTGACGTCCATCCTCGACCCGGAGCTCGTCCGCACGCGCCCGATCCGTCGCGGCGCCGGCGGAAGCGATGCCGGCCGCGGTCCTCTCCAGGAATACTCCGCCGAAGAAGAGGCCGAGGTCATGCAGCGACTGCGCGACCTCGGCTATCTGAACTGA
- a CDS encoding cupin domain-containing protein has protein sequence MSSSGAKSPATRAERVEKPWGYEIIWAHTGRYTGKILHINAGHALSYQFHRQKEETIYVLSGTLLLHWSEDDSPPRVEEYGPGMVFHVRTGLRHRFEATGDVELLEASTPETDDIVRLDDRYGRAT, from the coding sequence ATGTCATCCTCTGGCGCAAAGAGCCCCGCGACGCGGGCAGAGCGGGTCGAGAAGCCATGGGGCTACGAGATCATCTGGGCGCACACCGGGCGCTACACGGGCAAGATCCTGCACATCAATGCAGGACACGCGCTGAGCTACCAGTTTCACCGCCAGAAGGAGGAGACGATCTACGTGCTGTCGGGCACGCTGCTCCTGCACTGGTCGGAAGACGACTCGCCGCCGCGCGTCGAGGAATACGGTCCGGGGATGGTATTTCACGTGCGCACGGGGCTCCGGCACCGCTTCGAAGCCACCGGCGACGTCGAGCTGCTCGAGGCATCGACGCCGGAGACCGACGACATCGTCCGCCTCGACGACCGCTACGGCCGCGCAACCTGA
- a CDS encoding glycosyltransferase family A protein: MPCVAVIPARRAERTIRQTLESLRLGNADFVERVLVVTSSDDPTCAVVREWARRDARVGLVLSDAVRSAGAARNDGREAVRRSYGHAAHDVEQDVAQDRERRIEQDIKRDIKRDIEHGVTPLLLFVDADCRLEAGGAARLASELERSAAAAVTPRIVGTRGLVARARHILEFKEAASMRTAPFAWLPPSTVMLCRTHAFDSAGGFPDLWPGEDLVFTQALRDGGGVVRRTSDVAAVHDHPRGVLAMLRHQWRLGRTAAIARRMRPMPGSALAKSALLAPLLFPARTIRIALWQFREGPAPLAWTLALSPLLLAGLAVWTSAFTAQVAAGVVGSASAPVDRSAAVVRPGEAAAA; encoded by the coding sequence GTGCCTTGCGTTGCCGTCATTCCCGCCCGACGCGCCGAGCGGACGATCCGCCAGACGCTCGAATCGCTGCGGCTCGGCAACGCCGATTTCGTCGAGCGCGTGCTGGTCGTGACGTCGTCGGACGATCCGACGTGCGCGGTGGTGCGCGAGTGGGCGCGTCGCGACGCGCGCGTCGGGCTCGTGCTTTCGGATGCGGTGCGCAGCGCCGGCGCGGCACGCAACGACGGGCGCGAGGCCGTTCGGCGCAGTTACGGGCATGCTGCGCACGACGTCGAGCAAGACGTTGCACAGGATCGCGAGCGGCGCATCGAGCAGGATATCAAGAGGGATATCAAGAGGGATATCGAGCACGGCGTCACGCCGCTGCTGCTGTTCGTCGACGCCGACTGCCGTCTCGAGGCGGGCGGCGCCGCAAGGCTTGCGTCGGAGCTCGAGCGAAGCGCCGCCGCAGCCGTGACTCCGCGCATCGTCGGCACCCGCGGCCTGGTCGCGCGTGCGCGTCACATCCTCGAATTCAAGGAAGCCGCGTCGATGCGGACCGCGCCGTTCGCGTGGCTGCCTCCGTCGACCGTGATGCTGTGCCGGACGCACGCGTTCGACAGCGCCGGCGGATTTCCCGACCTGTGGCCGGGCGAAGACCTGGTCTTCACGCAGGCTCTGCGCGATGGCGGCGGCGTCGTGCGGCGAACATCGGACGTTGCCGCCGTGCACGATCATCCGCGCGGCGTCCTTGCGATGCTTCGCCATCAGTGGCGTCTCGGACGAACGGCAGCAATCGCGCGCAGGATGCGGCCCATGCCGGGCTCGGCGCTCGCAAAGAGCGCGCTTCTCGCGCCGCTTCTGTTTCCCGCGCGAACGATCCGCATCGCGCTGTGGCAGTTTCGCGAAGGGCCGGCGCCGCTCGCGTGGACGCTTGCGCTGTCGCCGCTTCTGCTTGCCGGACTGGCCGTCTGGACGAGCGCGTTCACGGCGCAGGTTGCCGCCGGTGTCGTGGGATCTGCGAGCGCGCCGGTTGATCGCTCGGCGGCAGTCGTTCGGCCCGGCGAGGCGGCCGCCGCGTGA
- a CDS encoding sulfatase-like hydrolase/transferase, whose translation MSRILVIGVGTPGFLESRFHAGPGLRSQHFAAALAREGHDVLLLAVLAGHDPRETDHAGKRQTVYAPGAQPIDVELVREQDLLQPAMRRRIEAFAPDGVVGVTVYAAALAARLRLEAPLWADVFGDIMAEAQAKAARTGSDWSIVHFWTLLGPVLESADRFSAVSGAQAFALIGQLGLAGRLSLRTAGEELVATIPCAAEPPPVRADRRAARRDLAFDDEDFVLLLSGGVNTWCDVETIASGIAQAFAIEPRLRVVVTGGAIPGHDEASHAALAAGLGALGPANPPAANRTGRVEEEAASRVRILGWIDRADLAGVYAACDLALHIERPMYERTLGAENRVVEWLAHGLPLVTTALSETTADLARRGIAFSCKPGDASDLATEIVRLAHEPELLQQAARRGRDWVETERGYSRTARPLIEWCAAPHAARDRDGARLIRLGLLSHPETSVDLLEAYVAGLPVRELARRGVRWVWQRAWSATSRSFAAASRTVLQRLRAGRSDASKVRLPSLVALLAAAFSLTASGCNGGSQTQTIEHPNILLISIDTLRADHLGVYGYRVVPSPTPSIDRLAAAGVVFEHAISSAPETAPAVATLLTGVYQDRHNVVFNRAHLGDESITLAERLKEAGYATRAFVANWIVDPDHGFGQGFDSVEMIPGAIPGAALAYPSSDDRLAATVAGFLRTPPASPWFAWVHMMDPHGPYNSASPWWSRDFDYKDAPPARDGEFAVSDSNFGLGVIPAYQKLEGAKTLSDYVRRYDGEIRYTDTQLGWILAALAASDASGETIVVVTADHGESLVEHDELLQHGWFAYDPTVRVPLVIAWPGGAARPGGAAPKRVADEACSVDIVPTLLDLAGAAAGEDLDGRSLASELGFAAHPASSHAGELRGAGCYAVGPRPNHPIALRTSKLKAIVTPAGAPTDPRTPKGERSSEPERVELYDLTADPSENENIATSRMDVVEQMKPEIEKLRARFRANGWRW comes from the coding sequence TTGAGTCGAATCCTCGTGATCGGAGTCGGCACGCCCGGCTTCCTCGAATCGCGCTTTCATGCCGGGCCGGGGCTTCGCAGCCAGCATTTCGCGGCTGCGCTCGCCCGCGAAGGCCACGACGTGCTTCTGCTCGCGGTGCTTGCCGGGCACGACCCGCGCGAAACCGACCACGCCGGAAAGCGGCAGACGGTCTACGCTCCCGGTGCGCAGCCGATCGACGTCGAGCTCGTCCGCGAGCAGGACCTGCTGCAGCCGGCGATGCGGCGTCGCATCGAAGCGTTCGCACCGGACGGCGTCGTCGGTGTGACGGTCTACGCCGCGGCGCTTGCCGCGCGCCTGCGGCTCGAAGCGCCGCTGTGGGCGGACGTCTTCGGCGACATCATGGCCGAGGCCCAGGCGAAGGCCGCGCGAACCGGAAGCGACTGGTCGATCGTGCATTTCTGGACGCTGCTCGGGCCGGTGCTCGAATCGGCCGACCGCTTCTCGGCCGTCTCCGGTGCGCAGGCGTTCGCGCTGATCGGCCAGCTCGGGCTCGCCGGACGCCTGTCGCTGCGCACGGCCGGCGAAGAGCTGGTGGCGACGATTCCGTGCGCCGCCGAGCCGCCGCCGGTGCGCGCCGATCGCCGGGCGGCGCGGCGCGATCTCGCGTTCGACGACGAAGACTTCGTGCTGCTGCTCTCGGGCGGCGTCAACACGTGGTGCGACGTCGAAACGATCGCGTCGGGCATCGCGCAGGCGTTCGCGATCGAGCCGCGGCTTCGCGTGGTCGTCACCGGCGGTGCGATTCCGGGTCACGACGAAGCCAGCCATGCGGCGCTTGCCGCCGGCCTGGGCGCCCTCGGCCCTGCGAATCCGCCCGCAGCGAACCGCACCGGGCGCGTGGAAGAAGAGGCCGCGTCGCGCGTGCGCATCCTCGGCTGGATCGATCGTGCGGATCTCGCCGGAGTGTATGCGGCGTGCGATCTCGCGCTGCACATCGAGCGTCCGATGTACGAGCGCACGCTCGGGGCCGAAAATCGTGTCGTCGAGTGGCTTGCCCACGGCTTGCCGCTGGTCACCACGGCGCTCAGCGAGACGACTGCCGATCTCGCGCGCCGCGGGATCGCGTTTTCGTGCAAGCCTGGCGATGCATCCGACCTCGCAACCGAGATTGTTCGTCTCGCGCATGAGCCGGAGCTACTGCAGCAGGCAGCACGTCGTGGGCGCGATTGGGTCGAAACGGAACGCGGATACTCGCGCACCGCCCGTCCGCTGATCGAATGGTGCGCGGCGCCGCACGCCGCGCGCGATCGCGACGGCGCACGACTGATCCGTCTCGGCCTGCTGTCGCATCCGGAAACCAGCGTCGACCTGCTCGAAGCCTACGTTGCCGGCCTGCCGGTGCGCGAGCTCGCCCGGCGAGGCGTGCGCTGGGTCTGGCAGCGCGCATGGAGCGCGACGTCACGATCATTTGCCGCCGCATCCCGGACGGTTCTGCAGCGACTCCGCGCCGGTCGCAGCGACGCGTCCAAGGTCCGCTTGCCGTCACTCGTCGCGCTTCTGGCGGCGGCCTTCTCGCTGACTGCCAGCGGCTGCAACGGAGGCTCGCAGACGCAGACGATCGAACATCCGAACATCCTGCTGATCTCGATCGATACGCTGCGCGCCGATCATCTTGGCGTGTACGGTTATCGCGTGGTGCCGTCGCCGACGCCGTCGATCGACCGGCTCGCGGCCGCGGGCGTCGTTTTCGAGCACGCGATCTCGAGCGCACCCGAAACCGCGCCGGCCGTCGCGACGTTGCTGACCGGCGTCTACCAGGACCGCCACAACGTCGTGTTCAACCGTGCGCATCTCGGCGACGAAAGCATCACGCTTGCCGAACGGCTCAAGGAAGCCGGCTACGCGACGCGCGCGTTCGTCGCCAACTGGATCGTCGATCCGGATCATGGTTTCGGCCAGGGCTTCGATTCGGTCGAGATGATTCCGGGAGCGATCCCGGGCGCAGCGCTCGCGTATCCGAGCAGCGACGATCGTCTGGCTGCAACCGTCGCAGGCTTCCTGCGCACGCCGCCGGCGTCGCCGTGGTTCGCGTGGGTGCACATGATGGATCCGCATGGCCCGTACAATTCGGCGTCGCCGTGGTGGAGCAGGGATTTCGACTACAAGGATGCGCCGCCCGCGCGCGACGGTGAGTTTGCGGTCTCCGACAGCAACTTCGGGCTCGGCGTGATTCCGGCGTACCAGAAGCTCGAAGGCGCGAAGACGCTGTCGGACTACGTGCGCCGCTACGACGGCGAGATCCGTTACACCGATACGCAGCTCGGCTGGATCCTCGCGGCGCTCGCGGCGAGCGATGCGTCCGGCGAGACGATCGTGGTCGTGACCGCCGATCACGGCGAGAGCCTCGTCGAGCACGACGAGCTGCTCCAGCACGGATGGTTCGCGTACGACCCCACGGTGCGCGTTCCGCTCGTCATCGCATGGCCGGGCGGAGCGGCGCGGCCCGGTGGCGCGGCGCCGAAACGCGTCGCGGACGAAGCGTGCAGCGTCGACATCGTGCCGACGCTGCTCGACCTTGCGGGCGCTGCGGCCGGCGAGGATCTCGACGGCCGCTCGCTTGCGTCCGAGCTCGGCTTTGCGGCGCACCCGGCGTCTTCCCACGCCGGCGAGCTGCGCGGCGCCGGATGCTACGCTGTCGGTCCGCGCCCGAATCATCCGATCGCGCTGCGCACGTCGAAGCTCAAGGCCATCGTGACGCCGGCCGGCGCACCGACCGATCCGCGCACGCCGAAAGGCGAGCGTTCGAGCGAGCCCGAACGCGTCGAGCTCTACGACCTCACGGCCGATCCGTCCGAAAACGAGAACATCGCCACATCCCGAATGGACGTGGTCGAACAGATGAAACCGGAAATCGAAAAGCTGCGTGCACGATTTCGCGCCAACGGCTGGCGCTGGTAA
- the gspE gene encoding type II secretion system ATPase GspE, translating to MATTTDASNGNGNGGFISSGLDEALLSSGKVSGDDLRKVRRFSAEKGERVERMLVDLGFLSEDDLLPILASYHGVPMARASEVPDEPPALEHVSVDYMRSLRILPISIVDGTLRLAMADPGDTATIEVLEQVTGLVVDPVLVRPRDLLERFETIYGEGETGGEGDNESGIEILADDEADVEHLRDMASEAPVIRLVNQTLSRAVEQRASDIHVEPFENELRVRFRIDGVLHDQDPPPRNLTAAIISRIKLMAKLNIAERRLPQDGRIKLRLVGREIDLRVSSLPTLYGESVVLRILDRSSVVVDLGRLGMPTDILENFSHMISQPHGLILVTGPTGSGKTTTLYGALDKINSPELKIITIEDPVEYQLRGVNQIHVKAQIGLSFAAGLRSIVRQDPDVIMVGEIRDAETAEIAIQAALTGHLVFSTLHTNDAAGAISRLLDMGVEDYLLASSLIGVMAQRLVRRVCSKCRRAIDASPEFLKELGPKGAGTVVIYESEGCSECAGTGYLGRGGIYELLVCDDQIRNLIVSRATADRIKADAVSRGMRTLRMDGFWKVAEGMTTVGEVLRVTQDQY from the coding sequence ATGGCTACCACCACGGACGCATCCAACGGGAACGGCAACGGCGGCTTCATCTCGAGCGGCCTCGACGAGGCGCTGCTGAGCTCCGGGAAGGTCTCCGGCGACGACCTTCGCAAGGTCAGGCGGTTCTCCGCCGAGAAGGGCGAGCGCGTCGAGCGCATGCTCGTCGACCTCGGCTTCCTGTCCGAAGACGACCTGCTGCCCATCCTCGCGAGCTACCACGGCGTGCCGATGGCGCGCGCGTCCGAAGTGCCCGACGAGCCGCCGGCCCTCGAGCACGTGTCGGTCGACTACATGCGCTCGCTCCGCATCCTTCCGATCTCGATCGTCGACGGCACGCTCCGGCTCGCGATGGCCGATCCCGGCGATACCGCGACCATCGAGGTGCTCGAGCAGGTGACCGGCCTCGTGGTCGATCCGGTGCTCGTGCGCCCGCGCGATCTTCTCGAGCGCTTCGAAACGATCTACGGCGAAGGCGAAACCGGCGGCGAGGGAGACAACGAAAGCGGCATCGAGATCCTTGCCGACGACGAAGCCGACGTCGAGCACCTGCGCGACATGGCGAGCGAAGCGCCCGTCATCCGCCTCGTCAACCAGACGCTGTCGCGCGCGGTCGAGCAGCGTGCGTCGGACATCCACGTCGAGCCGTTCGAGAACGAGCTGCGCGTGCGCTTCCGCATCGACGGCGTGCTGCACGACCAGGATCCGCCGCCGAGGAATCTTACGGCCGCGATCATCTCGCGCATCAAGCTGATGGCCAAGCTCAACATTGCCGAGCGCAGGCTTCCGCAGGACGGACGCATCAAGCTTCGCCTGGTCGGCCGCGAGATCGATCTTCGCGTCTCGAGCCTGCCGACGCTTTACGGCGAGAGCGTGGTGCTTCGAATCCTCGATCGCTCGAGCGTCGTCGTCGACCTCGGACGGCTCGGCATGCCGACCGACATCCTCGAGAACTTCTCGCACATGATCTCGCAGCCGCACGGCCTGATCCTGGTCACCGGGCCGACCGGCTCCGGCAAAACCACGACGCTTTACGGCGCGCTCGACAAGATCAATTCGCCCGAGCTCAAGATCATCACGATCGAGGATCCGGTCGAGTACCAGTTGCGCGGCGTCAACCAGATCCACGTCAAGGCGCAGATCGGTTTGTCGTTCGCGGCCGGTCTCCGCTCGATCGTGCGACAGGATCCGGACGTCATCATGGTCGGCGAAATCCGCGACGCCGAAACGGCGGAAATCGCGATCCAGGCCGCGCTGACCGGACACCTCGTGTTCTCGACGCTGCACACCAACGACGCGGCCGGCGCGATTTCGCGCCTTCTCGACATGGGCGTCGAAGACTACCTGCTCGCGTCGTCGCTGATCGGCGTGATGGCGCAGCGTCTCGTGCGCCGCGTGTGCTCGAAGTGCCGCCGCGCGATCGACGCGTCTCCGGAGTTCCTGAAGGAGCTCGGGCCGAAAGGAGCGGGCACGGTCGTCATCTACGAGTCGGAAGGCTGCAGCGAATGTGCCGGCACCGGCTATCTCGGTCGCGGCGGCATCTACGAGCTGCTCGTCTGCGACGACCAGATCCGCAACCTGATCGTCTCGCGCGCGACCGCCGATCGCATCAAGGCGGATGCGGTGTCGCGCGGCATGCGCACGCTGCGCATGGACGGTTTCTGGAAGGTCGCCGAAGGCATGACCACCGTCGGCGAAGTTCTGCGCGTTACCCAGGACCAGTACTGA
- a CDS encoding glycosyltransferase family 2 protein, whose translation MRACAATGEDSGFDSSAPSLRRVAVIVPVYNAVSADQSLLERCLDALVNAAPDSATGKSSTEIDCGIVVVDDGSSDGSADVAQRIESASGGRIRLVRLERNLGFAAAVNRGADAALAGDHAPDILVLVNQDCIVSPGWLSPLVCALDDPGIAVAGATLFDSDGRTLQHAGARIEANGLTTHLGRGSRDAARWREDRDVDYVCGALFALRSRTWRRFGPFDEGYAPAYFEEVDFCAAARRAGLRVVYVAASEARHLEASTCGAGSPIFLARYHRSRMRFVVRHLLTGRASLRWVVAELSWLAGLRRWSEAAPAVRAYASIPSLVLERMREGALARRTASAPAVMRTGA comes from the coding sequence GTGAGAGCCTGCGCCGCAACCGGCGAAGACTCCGGTTTCGACAGCAGCGCTCCTTCACTTCGGCGGGTCGCCGTGATCGTGCCCGTCTACAATGCGGTGTCCGCGGACCAGTCGCTGCTCGAGCGCTGCCTCGATGCGCTCGTCAACGCCGCGCCGGACTCCGCCACCGGGAAATCTTCCACGGAGATCGACTGCGGCATCGTCGTCGTCGACGACGGCAGCAGCGATGGAAGTGCCGATGTCGCGCAGCGCATCGAAAGCGCATCGGGAGGTCGGATCCGGCTCGTCCGCCTCGAGCGCAATCTCGGGTTTGCCGCCGCCGTCAATCGCGGCGCCGATGCTGCGCTTGCAGGCGATCACGCGCCCGACATCCTGGTGCTCGTCAATCAGGACTGCATCGTTTCGCCGGGATGGCTCTCGCCGCTGGTCTGCGCGCTCGACGACCCGGGTATCGCGGTGGCCGGCGCGACGCTGTTCGACAGCGACGGCAGGACGCTGCAGCACGCCGGTGCGCGCATCGAAGCCAACGGCCTGACGACGCATCTCGGACGCGGATCGCGCGATGCAGCCCGATGGCGCGAGGATCGCGACGTCGACTACGTGTGCGGTGCGCTGTTCGCGCTGCGCAGCCGGACGTGGCGCCGCTTCGGCCCGTTCGACGAGGGCTACGCGCCCGCGTATTTCGAGGAAGTGGACTTCTGCGCGGCGGCGAGGCGCGCCGGCCTGCGCGTCGTTTACGTCGCGGCGAGCGAAGCCCGCCATCTGGAGGCTTCGACCTGCGGCGCGGGTTCACCGATCTTTCTTGCGCGCTATCACAGAAGCCGCATGCGCTTCGTCGTGCGCCATCTGCTGACAGGACGCGCGAGCCTGCGATGGGTCGTCGCCGAGCTGTCGTGGCTTGCCGGCCTGCGCCGGTGGAGCGAGGCTGCTCCGGCTGTCCGCGCGTACGCGTCGATTCCGTCGCTGGTTCTCGAGCGGATGCGCGAAGGTGCATTGGCGCGGCGGACCGCATCGGCTCCTGCGGTGATGAGGACCGGGGCTTGA